A genomic stretch from Deltaproteobacteria bacterium includes:
- a CDS encoding NYN domain-containing protein: MANDEPRIAVFVDFENLAIGARDMRGQETFRIDVVLRRLLERGRIVFKRAYCDWTRYRDATKELHQQGVELIDVPHTGMSGKNSADIHMVVDALELCHAKQHIDVFALLTGDSDFSPLVAKLKENDKRVLGVGVKASSSKLLIQSCDEFIYYDDLVRAKPPVVAKPAAKPHAPAAAAPARDAKEAKGDKSDKSDKGEDKRGEAMEWLVETVTALAENYEAPWGSMVKQTLKRVHPGFNESYYGYRDFAELLEDAEDKAVVELDWDDKRGNYQVRLAKAKRARGAK, from the coding sequence TTGGCCAACGACGAGCCGCGCATCGCGGTGTTCGTGGATTTCGAGAACCTCGCGATCGGCGCGCGCGACATGCGCGGCCAGGAGACGTTTCGCATCGACGTCGTGCTGCGGCGCCTGCTGGAGCGCGGCCGCATCGTGTTCAAGCGCGCCTACTGCGACTGGACGCGCTACCGCGACGCGACGAAGGAGCTGCATCAGCAGGGCGTGGAGCTGATCGACGTGCCGCACACCGGCATGTCGGGCAAGAACAGCGCCGACATCCACATGGTGGTCGACGCGCTCGAGCTGTGTCACGCGAAGCAGCACATCGACGTGTTCGCGCTGCTCACGGGCGACAGCGACTTCTCGCCGCTCGTGGCGAAGCTGAAGGAGAACGACAAGCGCGTGCTCGGCGTCGGCGTGAAGGCGTCGTCGTCGAAGCTGCTGATTCAGAGCTGCGACGAGTTCATCTACTACGACGACCTGGTGCGCGCAAAGCCGCCGGTCGTCGCGAAGCCCGCGGCGAAGCCGCATGCACCCGCAGCCGCGGCGCCCGCACGCGACGCCAAGGAGGCGAAGGGCGACAAGAGCGACAAGAGTGACAAGGGCGAGGACAAGCGAGGCGAGGCGATGGAGTGGCTGGTCGAGACCGTGACCGCGCTCGCCGAGAACTACGAAGCGCCCTGGGGCTCGATGGTGAAGCAGACGCTGAAGCGCGTGCACCCCGGCTTCAACGAGAGTTATTACGGGTACCGCGACTTCGCCGAGCTGCTGGAGGACGCCGAGGACAAGGCCGTGGTCGAGCTCGACTGGGACGACAAGCGGGGCAACTACCAGGTGCGCCTCGCGAAAGCGAAGCGAGCGAGGGGCGCGAAGTAG
- a CDS encoding S9 family peptidase, with translation MAPALGALIALAVSGEAQEASSALTVRQLFSNPSVTSPALSDDGQTVAVIVSKGDLQFIFTRPLAGGAMKAVAKLDDPDIRLNWLEWANSKRLLMSVHARNPNGVGMRSRVTRLYGVDADGKNFGWLGKRWPYLGQMKLQPFYQDQIVHWTPDDPDYLLIQFDSPYRDEWPRVQKMNVQTGALRPHQGAKSMVREWLADKAGDIRAGIAYREDKYYELWTRVDPEADFELTIRKEAFSHEEEFLGFSAEDPGKIYVNRDLDGRTAIYEYDLRAKKLGELVYAHPEVDVDGLFRSPAGDWRVLGIRYTTDSPQIHFLDEAAERERAALHRAFEQEFGQAVQIYPRSYSKDGNRQILHVSADTQPPTYFAYDRKLKQLFPLIDERPDIRREQLSETKRVTYQARDGLAIPAYLTLPRGHEAKDLPLVMLIHGGPWARDLIQWDAEVQLFASRGFAVLQPNFRGSSGLGTPHLEAGYREWGQKIQDDITDGVKWAVAQGFADADRVGIYGGSFGGYATLAGLAKTHELYRAGAAYASVTDIEFLLQDDQWYSWGYDWHETMVGGERGDKERLRAASPLRNVARIRAPVLLGHGVDDQRVHVRQSQRMADALKRDGKQYEYLEFPDEIHGFVLEANRVRWYEALIAFFEKNLAPRAKPAAAN, from the coding sequence TTGGCCCCAGCACTCGGCGCGTTGATCGCGCTCGCGGTCTCCGGCGAGGCGCAGGAGGCGTCGTCCGCACTCACGGTGCGGCAGCTCTTCTCGAACCCGAGCGTGACGAGCCCGGCGCTCTCCGACGACGGGCAGACGGTCGCGGTGATCGTGTCCAAGGGCGACCTCCAGTTCATCTTCACGAGACCGCTTGCGGGCGGCGCCATGAAAGCGGTCGCAAAGCTCGACGACCCGGACATCCGTCTGAACTGGCTCGAGTGGGCGAACTCGAAGCGGCTGCTGATGAGCGTGCATGCGCGCAATCCGAATGGAGTCGGGATGCGCAGCCGGGTGACTCGCCTCTATGGCGTCGACGCAGACGGCAAGAACTTCGGGTGGCTCGGCAAGCGTTGGCCGTATCTCGGGCAGATGAAGCTGCAGCCGTTCTATCAGGACCAGATCGTCCACTGGACGCCGGACGATCCGGACTATCTCCTGATTCAATTCGACTCGCCCTATCGCGACGAGTGGCCGCGCGTGCAGAAGATGAACGTTCAGACCGGCGCGTTGCGACCGCACCAAGGTGCGAAGTCGATGGTGCGCGAGTGGTTGGCGGACAAGGCTGGGGACATCCGCGCGGGCATCGCGTACCGCGAGGACAAGTACTACGAGCTGTGGACGCGCGTGGATCCGGAGGCGGACTTCGAGCTGACGATTCGGAAGGAAGCCTTCTCGCACGAAGAGGAGTTTCTCGGCTTCAGCGCCGAGGACCCGGGCAAGATCTACGTCAATCGCGACCTCGACGGTCGCACGGCGATCTACGAGTACGACCTGCGCGCCAAGAAGCTCGGTGAGCTCGTCTACGCGCACCCCGAGGTCGATGTTGACGGTCTCTTCCGCTCGCCAGCAGGCGACTGGCGGGTGCTCGGAATTCGCTACACGACGGACTCGCCGCAGATTCACTTCCTGGACGAGGCTGCAGAGCGAGAGCGCGCCGCACTCCATCGGGCGTTTGAGCAGGAGTTCGGGCAGGCAGTTCAGATTTATCCGCGGAGCTATTCGAAGGACGGCAACCGCCAGATCCTCCACGTCAGCGCAGACACCCAGCCTCCGACGTACTTCGCGTACGACCGCAAGCTGAAGCAGCTGTTTCCGCTCATCGACGAGCGCCCGGACATCCGCCGCGAGCAGCTCTCGGAGACGAAGCGCGTGACTTATCAGGCGCGGGACGGACTCGCGATTCCCGCGTACCTCACCCTTCCGCGCGGGCACGAGGCGAAGGACTTGCCGCTCGTCATGCTGATTCACGGCGGCCCGTGGGCGCGCGATCTGATTCAGTGGGACGCTGAAGTCCAGCTGTTCGCCAGCCGCGGCTTCGCCGTGCTGCAGCCGAACTTCCGCGGGTCCTCGGGCCTTGGCACCCCTCACCTCGAAGCGGGCTACCGCGAGTGGGGGCAGAAGATCCAAGACGACATCACGGACGGCGTGAAGTGGGCCGTCGCGCAGGGCTTCGCCGACGCGGATCGCGTGGGCATCTACGGCGGCAGCTTCGGCGGCTACGCGACGCTCGCTGGCCTCGCAAAGACACACGAGCTCTACCGAGCGGGAGCCGCTTACGCCTCGGTGACTGACATCGAGTTCCTGCTTCAAGACGATCAGTGGTACTCGTGGGGCTACGACTGGCACGAGACGATGGTCGGCGGCGAGAGGGGAGACAAAGAGCGGCTCCGAGCCGCATCGCCGCTACGCAACGTCGCACGCATTCGTGCGCCCGTATTGCTGGGGCACGGTGTCGACGACCAGCGCGTGCACGTACGTCAGTCGCAGCGCATGGCGGACGCGCTGAAACGCGATGGCAAGCAGTACGAGTACCTCGAGTTTCCCGACGAGATTCACGGCTTCGTGCTCGAGGCGAACCGCGTCCGCTGGTACGAGGCGCTGATCGCGTTCTTCGAGAAGAATCTCGCGCCGCGAGCGAAGCCCGCCGCCGCGAACTGA
- a CDS encoding enoyl-CoA hydratase/isomerase family protein → MYEQIQYDIDGSAAVIQLSRPDRLNALTHKMLSELRHAIGAAEDDARVVGIVLTGAGRGFSAGMDAQALAAGARGERTLGANDNELDIEPGDPAMGAEFSVTYAYLLKVRKPIIAAVNGPVAGLGLSIAALCDLRFASETAVFRTAFAQRGLIAEHGASWILPRLLGPSRALDMMWSPRKIDAKEALAMGLVNRVVPGAELLREAKAYVEDLATWSSPASIMNMKQQVYRALQQPLDVAMNEANARMADSFKRKDFGEGVNSFLEGRKPAFPRIGKS, encoded by the coding sequence GTGTACGAGCAGATCCAGTACGACATCGATGGCAGCGCCGCAGTCATCCAGCTGAGCCGCCCCGACCGCCTCAATGCGCTCACGCACAAGATGCTGAGCGAGCTGCGCCACGCGATCGGCGCCGCAGAGGACGACGCGCGCGTGGTCGGCATCGTGCTGACGGGCGCGGGCCGCGGCTTCAGCGCGGGCATGGACGCGCAGGCGCTCGCGGCCGGCGCGCGCGGCGAGCGCACGCTCGGCGCGAACGACAACGAGCTCGACATCGAGCCGGGCGATCCCGCGATGGGCGCCGAGTTCTCGGTGACGTACGCGTACCTGCTGAAGGTGCGCAAGCCGATCATCGCCGCCGTGAACGGCCCCGTCGCAGGCCTCGGCCTCTCGATCGCGGCGCTCTGCGACTTGCGCTTCGCTTCGGAGACCGCGGTGTTCCGCACCGCCTTCGCGCAGCGCGGCCTGATCGCCGAGCACGGCGCGTCGTGGATCCTGCCGCGCTTGCTCGGCCCGTCCCGCGCGCTCGACATGATGTGGAGCCCGCGCAAGATCGACGCGAAGGAGGCGCTCGCGATGGGCCTCGTGAACCGCGTCGTGCCGGGCGCCGAGCTGCTGCGCGAGGCGAAGGCGTACGTCGAGGATCTCGCGACGTGGTCCTCGCCCGCCTCGATCATGAACATGAAGCAGCAGGTCTACCGCGCGCTGCAGCAGCCCCTCGATGTCGCGATGAACGAGGCGAACGCGCGCATGGCCGACAGCTTCAAGCGCAAGGACTTCGGCGAGGGCGTGAACAGCTTCCTGGAGGGCCGCAAGCCGGCATTCCCGCGAATCGGGAAGAGCTGA
- a CDS encoding nitronate monooxygenase, with translation MRIARAARAIRGSDTVLDNRITRLLGVSLPIIQAPMGWIARAQLASAVSNAGGLGIIETSSGALDEIRGEIVKMRELTTKPFGVNIAQAFVRDPGIVDFVVAQGVKFVTTSAGDPTKYTKALKAAGLTVFHVVPSLRAAQKAVDAGVDGLVVEGGEGGGFKSHQEVATMVLLPLIRSKLDVPIIAAGGICDGATMAAAFALGAEGVQMGTRMVSALESPIHDGWKQSIVAAAETGTVMIKPPGRPALRALRTTRTERLEKDPSTAMEEMGAGVRDVYFGGKVDAGVALSGQVAGRIESVRPVADILRDTVNEFHAVVESLGKNYGGRP, from the coding sequence ATGCGGATTGCGCGCGCCGCGCGCGCAATCCGAGGGAGCGACACCGTGCTTGATAACCGCATCACCCGACTACTCGGAGTGTCGCTCCCGATCATCCAAGCCCCCATGGGCTGGATCGCGCGGGCGCAGCTCGCGTCCGCCGTCTCGAACGCGGGCGGCCTCGGCATCATCGAGACGTCTTCCGGCGCGCTCGACGAGATTCGCGGCGAGATCGTGAAGATGCGCGAGCTCACGACGAAGCCGTTCGGCGTGAACATCGCGCAGGCCTTCGTGCGCGACCCCGGCATCGTCGACTTCGTCGTCGCGCAGGGCGTGAAGTTCGTAACAACTTCTGCGGGCGACCCGACCAAGTACACGAAGGCGCTGAAGGCCGCGGGCCTGACCGTCTTCCACGTCGTGCCGAGCCTCAGGGCCGCGCAGAAGGCGGTCGACGCGGGCGTCGACGGGCTCGTGGTGGAAGGCGGCGAAGGCGGCGGCTTCAAGAGCCACCAGGAAGTGGCGACGATGGTGCTGCTGCCGCTGATTCGCTCGAAGCTTGACGTGCCGATCATCGCGGCGGGCGGCATCTGCGACGGCGCGACGATGGCCGCGGCGTTCGCGCTCGGCGCCGAGGGCGTGCAGATGGGCACGCGCATGGTGTCGGCGCTCGAATCACCGATTCACGACGGCTGGAAGCAATCGATCGTCGCTGCGGCCGAAACCGGCACGGTGATGATCAAGCCGCCGGGCCGCCCCGCCCTGCGCGCGCTGCGCACCACGCGCACCGAGCGGCTCGAGAAGGATCCGAGCACCGCGATGGAAGAGATGGGCGCGGGCGTTCGCGACGTCTACTTCGGCGGAAAGGTCGACGCCGGCGTCGCGCTCTCGGGCCAAGTCGCCGGCCGCATCGAGTCGGTGCGCCCCGTCGCCGACATCCTGCGCGACACGGTGAACGAGTTCCACGCGGTCGTGGAGTCGCTCGGCAAGAACTACGGCGGCCGCCCTTAA